Proteins from a genomic interval of Echeneis naucrates chromosome 21, fEcheNa1.1, whole genome shotgun sequence:
- the smarcal1 gene encoding SWI/SNF-related matrix-associated actin-dependent regulator of chromatin subfamily A-like protein 1 — translation MSNQLTAEQQRKIEENRRKALERRAQRLGQTAAGPSSTSLPTQPPKHSLVAHPPAFAQHRDASSSATAAKRFIPTSQKEPQSFTNQGSKHQQVPGGVAQNSQRAVSNLASSRQIQVIDQTKPNLTSSSSGGAVHSFYKQTTIKHIQTSAAKLPSNSSTSTTVPAKKPAISVRGKCVPHATDRFRVEVGYHAELIAVFKSIPSKNYDPTTKMWNFSLEDYQQLMEEAASIASVSLKPLEGMEMVDVEAATSRACNGAALGALLKLCNGWQKPGAILQGQCILVSQTKFEVDIGYHVDVIAAFKQMPTKNYDMKTRKWSFSLEDYRRLMDLLSGIAAVEVEPLPRAVIQAFSARFDGTEARSLDVPKADLSGIDLSLTRSLMPFQREGVNFAVSKEGRLLLADDMGLGKTVQAICIAAYYKNEWPLLVVAPSSVRFTWAEAFERWLPSLSPDSINVVVKAKDNLRSGLVNIISYDLLSRMDKQQPGNPFSVLIMDESHFLKNIKTARCKAALPLLKAAKRVILLSGTPAMSRPSELYTQILAVRPTLFPRFHDFGIRYCDAKQMNWGWDYSGSSNLGELKLLLEECLMLRRLKSDVLSQLPAKQRKVVTVTIDGINTRTKAALSAAAKELAKGHRNKTEEKEALLIFYNHTADAKLQAIMEYITDMLECGREKFLVFAHHKLVLDHITSELGKKNVGFIRIDGNTPSAERQQLCEKFQHTTKTCVALLSITAANMGLTLHAADLVIFAELFWNPGVLIQAEDRVHRIGQTSNVNIHYLVAKGTADDHLWPMIQEKMNVLEQVGLSESNLSDNAVNTSFHSKDPKQKSIMEMFQRSFSADDDIDEAILLEAANDWEDTPPGNSPAQH, via the exons ATGTCTAAtcagctgacagcagagcagcagcggAAGATCGAGGAGAACAGGCGGAAGGCTTTGGAGAGAAGGGCCCAAAGACTTGGACAGACTGCTGCAGGGCCCAGCAGTACTTCATTACCGACACAGCCCCCCAAACACAGCCTTGTTGCCCATCCTCCTGCCTTCGCCCAGCATAGAGACGCATCAAGTTCAGCTACTGCAGCAAAAAGGTTTATTCCCACTTCTCAAAAAGAGCCACAGAGTTTCACCAACCAAGGCTCAAAGCATCAGCAGGTTCCTGGTGGTGTGGCCCAAAACAGCCAGAGAGCAGTGTCTAACCTTGCTTCTTCTAGACAG ATACAAGTTATTGACCAGACTAAACCTAACCTGACCTCCAGTAGCTCTGGTGGTGCAGTTCACTCATTCTACAAGCAAACAACCATTAAACACATCCAAACATCTGCAGCAAAGCTACCCTCAAACTCTTCAACTTCAACCACTGTACCTGCCAAAAAGCCTGCCATATCTGTGAGAGGAAAATGTGTGCCTCATGCAACGGACCGCTTCAGAGTAGAAGTCGGATACCATGCAGAGCTTATTGCTGTCTTCAAATCCATCCCCTCCAAGAACTATG ACCCAACCACAAAGATGTGGAACTTCAGCCTGGAGGACTATCAACAGCTAA TGGAGGAAGCGGCCTCCATCGCCTCTGTGTCTTTGAAGCCTCTGGAGGGGATGGAAATGGTGGACGTTGAAGCGGCCACCAGCCGAGCTTGTAATGGAGCAGCTTTAGGTGCACTGCTGAAACTGTGCAACGGCTGGCAGAAACCTGGAGCCATTCTGCAGGGCCAATGCATCCTGGTGTCTCAGACAAAGTTTGAGGTTGACATTGGTTACCATGTTGACGTCATTGCTGCCTTCAAGCAAATGCCAACAAAGAACTATG ACATGAAAACAAGAAAGTGGAGCTTTTCACTTGAGGATTACAGGAGACTCA TGGACCTCCTCAGTGGGATAGCAGCAGTGGAGGTGGAGCCTCTGCCCAGGGCAGTAATCCAGGCTTTCTCTGCCAGGTTTGACGGGACTGAAGCCAGGTCTTTAGATGTCCCAAAAGCAGACCTCTCCGGCATCGACCTCTCGCTCACCCGCAGCCTTATGCCCTTCCAGAGGGAGGGAGTCAA TTTTGCCGTCTCCAAGGAAGGCCGCCTCCTCCTGGCTGACGATATGGGACTGGGAAAGACAGTGCAGGCCATCTGCATAGCAGCCTACTACAAGAATGAGTGGCCATTACTAGTAGTGGCTCCCTCCTCTGTACGATTCACCTGGGCTGAg GCCTTCGAACGGTGGCTTCCCTCCCTGAGTCCTGACAGTATTAATGTGGTGGTGAAGGCCAAAGACAACCTGCGTTCTGGTTTGGTCAACATCATCAGCTACGATTTGCTGAGCAGGAtggacaaacagcagccaggCAACCCCTTCAGTGTTCTCATCATG GATGAGTCCCATTTTCTCAAGAACATAAAGACGGCTCGCTGTAAAGCAGCATTGCCCCTGCTGAAG gcAGCAAAGAGAGTAATTCTTCTGTCTGGGACCCCTGCCATGTCCAGACCCTCTGAGCTTTACACCCAGATCCTGGCTGTCAGACCTACACTCTTCCCTCGCTTCCATGACTTTGGGATTCGCTACTGTGATGCCAAACAG ATGAATTGGGGCTGGGATTACTCAGGCTCCTCTAACCTTGGCGAGTTGAAGTTGCTGCTGGAAGAGTGTCTGATGTTGCGCCGTCTCAAGTCTGACGTCCTGTCACAGCTACCTGCTAAACAGCGCAAGGTTGTCACAGTGACAATTGATGGGATAAATACTCGCACAAAAGCtgctctgtcagctgctgccaaGGAGTTAGCCAAAGGACACCGCAAT aaaacagaagagaaggaaGCCCTCCTCATCTTTTATAACCACACAGCTGATGCCAAGCTACAAGCTATTAT GGAGTACATAACAGACATGCTGGAGTGTGGGAGGGAGAAGTTTCTAGTGTTCGCCCATCACAAGTTAGTTCTGGATCACATCACCTCCGAACTGGGGAAAAAG AACGTCGGTTTTATTCGTATTGATGGGAACACCCCATCAGCCGAGCGCCAGCAGCTGTGTGAGAAGTTCCAGCACACAACCAAAACTTGTGTGGCTTTACTGTCCATCACTGCAGCTAACATGGGGCTGACCCTGCACGCTGCAGACCTGGTTATCTTTGCTGAACTGTTCTGGAACCCTGGG GTTCTCATTCAGGCAGAGGATAGGGTTCACCGAATTGGACAAACCAGCAATGTGAACATTCACTACCTGGTTGCCAAGGGAACGGCCGATGATCACCTGTG GCCAATGATCCAGGAAAAAATGAACGTCTTGGAACAAGTGGGTCTGTCTGAATCAAACCTCTCAGACAATGCAGTGAACACCAGCTTCCATTCAAAG GACCCGAAGCAGAAGAGCATCATGGAGATGTTCCAGAGATCTTTCTCAGCAGATGACGACATAGATGAAGCCATATTACTGGAGGCTGCCAACGACTGGGAGGACACTCCCCCTGGAAACAGCCCTGCCCAGCACTAG
- the marchf4b gene encoding E3 ubiquitin-protein ligase MARCH4, giving the protein MLRSQGMLKSRCCVLLGDLRVLLLGPPAPPTSLPPLTPMSGQATESHETGVTVPDNNNTLTRSRQQAGDRTALPAAGATGPPGGERPVAGWVDAAELSAALRGCSSSSDDCSKGKLEERFSLTSYTESGFRTPVCRICFQGPEHGELLSPCRCSGSVRCTHQPCLIKWISERGSWACELCYYKYQVIAISTKNPLQWQAISLTVIEKVQIAAAILGSLFLMASISWLVWSSFSPSAQWQRQDLLFQICYGMYGFMDVVCIALIVHEGPSVFRIFHRWQAVNQQWKVLNYDKSMDSDDLKDATVDRTVSQPNQGYQTGVGVSTSTSSLMVVASTATGSTSTTVVMATGGLGTHVDPDSGTTVPDQHCPYNILHLLSHLRQPEARSQPSNSTRELVMRVTTV; this is encoded by the exons ATGCTGCGCAGCCAGGGCATGCTGAAGAGCCGCTGCTGCGTCCTGCTCGGTGACCTGAGGGTGCTCCTTCTCGGGCCACCGGCACCACCGACATCTCTGCCTCCGCTGACCCCCATGAGCGGCCAAGCCACGGAGAGCCATGAGACAGGCGTCACCGtccccgacaacaacaacacgttGACGCGGAGCCGCCAGCAAGCGGGGGACCGAACCGCCTTACCGGCGGCGGGAGCCACCGGGCCACCGGGCGGAGAGCGACCGGTGGCTGGCTGGGTTGATGCCGCGGAGCTGTCGGCGGCCCTGCGCGGCTGCAGCAGCTCGTCTGATGACTGCTCGAAGGGCAAACTGGAGGAGAGGTTCTCCCTCACCAGCTACACGGAAAGTGGCTTCAGGACACCTGTGTGCAGGATCTGCTTCCAAGGACCAGAGCAT GGAGAACTGCTGAGCCCATGTCGGTGCAGCGGGTCGGTACGCTGCACCCACCAACCCTGCCTCATCAAATGGATCAGCGAGAGAGGGTCCTGGGCCTGTGAACTCTGCTACTATAAATATCAGGTCATTGCCATCAGCACTAAGAACCCGCTTCAG TGGCAGGCCATCTCCCTGACAGTGATAGAGAAAGTGCAAATAGCAGCAGCCATCTTGGGCTCCCTGTTCCTGATGGCCAGTATCTCCTGGCTGGTGTGGTCGTCTTTCAGCCCGTCGGCTCAATGGCAACGACAAGATCTACTTTTCCAGATCTGCTATGGCATGTATGGATTCATGGATGTCGTCTGCATCG CACTAATTGTCCACGAGGGACCCTCTGTTTTTCGTATCTTCCACCGCTGGCAGGCTGTGAACCAGCAGTGGAAGGTCTTGAACTATGATAAATCTATGGACAGCGATGACCTAAAGGATGCCACTGTGGACAGGACTGTGTCTCAGCCCAACCAGGGCTATCAGACTGGGGTAGGAGtgtccacctccacctcctcactgATGGTGGTAGCCTCCACAGCCACCGGCTCAACTTCTACTACAGTGGTGATGGCTACAGGAGGACTGGGAACACATGTGGATCCCGACAGCGGCACCACAGTGCCAGACCAACACTGTCCCTACAAtatcctccacctcctcagccACCTGAGGCAGCCAGAGGCTCGGAGCCAACCCAGTAATAGCACAAGAGAGCTGGTCATGCGAGTCACTACAGTCTAA